From the Cryptococcus neoformans var. neoformans JEC21 chromosome 6 sequence genome, the window TTACCTTGGAAATCATGTAGCATTCTGGATGCCAGCACTCATTTCTGCCGTTCCTGTTCATTTCCACAAACTGCTTTAGGATGGCCGTCTCGCATCCTACACACTTGACTGCAAATCTAGTAGAATAGTGATAGTGACAGTCTGTGGACATTGCATGTGTAAATCAGCATCATTGAGGAACCGCAATAGAAAGATAAATGAGGAATTGCCGCTCACAGACTCTCCCATCATGTTCATAATAAGAATCATTAGGTCCGAATAAGACGTCGCATTCAGAACATGTGAAATGTTCAACGTGGTATTTGGCACCTGTTCGTCATGGTAAATATCAGTTACACCATTTGCAAACCTATGCAACATAAGCAGAGGAATGACCTACCACAAGCGGTGATGTAACTAGCCCTCAAAGCTTGGTCACACTTTGCACAGATCAAGTCCAGCCTAGCAAAGTAGTCCCTTTCACACAGGGGATACATGCCATCGCCGTCTTCAACTGGAAAGAACTTTTGAGCGACGACCTTGTTGCAGTCCTGTGATGTGAtaggagatgatggataaGGCAGATGAAATTTGACGGTCAGCACGAGTCCCTTTTTACCCCACACTCAATTTTcactcctcctccttcctcttcgtcatcctATTGCAAAGTATAAAAAGAAGCCTACCTTGCATCTGAAGCAATTCAAATGGTAGACCTGGCCCATCGCCCGCACAAACTGACCATGAACCGTTTGTCCACATTGCCCGCATGTCGTTCCTCCGCCGTCTTTGCGCGTTCGGGGTTGAGGCCATTGAAGCAGAGGTTGCCCGTCAATCATACCTATATTATCAGAATGAACCGTAGCCGTTGATGGCGTTTGGGAGCTAGTCGACTGATCAGACGCCTTtcttggaggaaggggcCTGCCACCAGTCAAGCTGCTCGCCGGACTAGGCCTTCTTTCCTGGCCATGGAGATAAGGTGGGACAAGGTTACCTTGAAAATAAACCTGTCCGTGCCCTGCCGTAAAATTGGGACGGTGATCTATAGGCGAGTTTGACGGTGAGCTTCTCTGCGAAGTTTGATTCATCCACGGATCCGGCGATGAGCTTGATCTAAGTGGTGCAGATCCTGCTCCACTGCTCCGTAACCTCCCCGACGCAACTGGTGCACTGCGAGGTCCACTCTCACTATCCATCGCAGATGTCGTTATCCAGGGCAGTCGAGCGGAACCTACAAAGCCCGGTTCTCCTCTAGTTGGCATTTCGCCTGCGGTCTGCAACGGCGCATGCTCGTCAAACCTTCCCAAATTCTTCGACGAGCTGCCTAGACTTGACGGTGAGTTATGTATGGAGCCGGAAGCCATGCTGTTACGCCGTGAGCTCTCAGATGAATCCGCGTGGTGTGCTGATGAGTTGGgctgggagagatggaggaaaggaCCTTGACGTTGGTCTATTGAACGCCGGGGCGTTGAAGCATCTAAACTTGGGCGAGATGGCCATGCGCCTGGAGGGGGGACTGTGGATTTGGGATATGTGGGGGATGACATGGGATGGTGGCTAGGGATGGATGAGATCAAAGGAAGCGTGTGCAGTTGCTGAGGGCGGTAGGCGGTTGAACCAGAGAATGGGTTGATGGCTTGAGACCTTGGAAGAATACGCCGGATTAATGGGGCCGTTGTGCGGCGGGAGGCGTTGGCTGTGGGTATATGGGAGAGAGGAGTGCTATGGAGGAGCGAGGAGTAGGGAATGGATAGTAATGAATGGACTTGGTGGATATGTTTCCGCCAGCTATTCGCTGTACAACACTTCCTAAGTGGGGGGCCGATCAATGCACACACCTATTACATTCCCTCATTACACCAGCCCTCAGTTTGTAATCCAGATTTGATCCCGCTAATAGTGTCACGCTCCTACACCCCGCCCCTTTCTCGTATACGTCAACATGTCAACAACCAAGCTGCACATAGCCTACAGAAGAACCAACTATGCCCGAACCCTTGCCGGTGCCAGTAGACCTCATTGGTCAGTCAGGCCTCTATAATGTTCCCGATCCCCTCCTCCGTCGGTAAGCCAGCAGTTCCGCCCACCAATGTTTCAAGCCATTGCTAACGGTATGTGCGTACAGACTCAGACTAGAAGATGCACAAGGATTACCGATAAAAAACCTAGACAAATATTTCGCAGAGAAAGAAGTGCTGGTGCTGTATGCAGGCTCAGAATACGGCGAAAGTAAGCAATCGCCATTGAACGGGCCAATCGTGAGCTGATTGATGTTCATAGACAATTTACGTGCCTTCCATCGTGTAAACTGCCTCTTGCTCCAACACATAGTTCAGCTCTGACCTAGCTTTTCTCGGTGCTCATAGGAACTGACATCATTCGCGCAATGCTATAAATCAGCCGCCGTCATCTACGTCTCAGTTGACACGGACGCGCAAGCACCCTTACGCGTCCTTCAAGGCAAACCATGGTTGCGGATGACCTTTAACGACAACTCGGATTTTGCCACAATCGGCAAGGATAAAGGACAAGAGGTCGAAATGGAGGAAGttgcaagaggagaagactTTGTACAAGCcggagagatggaaattGGGATGGAGAATGTTGTATTCGGAGTGGAAGAATACCGTAAGTGTGTTGAACAGGTTGGTGAGAGAGTAATGCAGCCTGATTCCCTTTCAGAGAATGAGTACGTCCGGCCCCTTTCAAGGGCAGCAGTGACCCATATTATGCGTGTTTTCTCTACCCCGAGCGTTGCCGTGTAGTACGTGCCCTCAATACGTGTTTCTGTGACAAAGCTGAATATCCGCAGCCACCTGCCTAGCCATACCCTTATCGCCAGAAATCTCAAACCGTCTGCTTTCAACCCCTCGGGTATAGATAAAACTTATGACACATGGCGGAAAGGTGGTAACCCCTCATTGCGCTTCATTGGTCAGTCGAGTGTCTTAAATTCTGATTTTCATCGTTGACCAAACGAGACAGACGTCGTGCGTGCATTGAAGCTACCTCTCATTGGTCTTCTTTTCGCCCTGATATATCAAATTGCCATTATATTCGGTGGAGGTAGGCTGCATTACCTAATGGTCGCAAATAAAGCTCACAAGTGTTGCAGATCAATACCACGTTATACCTCGAATAATGGATGGCATCGCATGGAATCAGAACATGAGGTTTCCTTCAGGGATCCAGGGATAGCTTCAGATTACAGAGTCACTCTTGGGGATTTTAACTAAGTTTGTACATCCATCATGGTGTTCATCTTGACAGATTCTTGCTTTGGGGACTTGGAAAAGCAGATGAATTTCCAGTCACGAGGTGTTGTAGATGTACATATAGACAAGTAGTCATTCCTCATTGCTACACAGGCCATAATATGCATATGGGAAGACTTCATACAAAGACGATATAGGGCAATCAGTGTCATGAACGGGAGGTTTACTAAGCCACAAGGTCAGTTAGATGGCCAAGATAAATATGCGTAACTTACCAAACTCTCCATCTGCATGACAACCTCGTCGAGCTCGCGCTTGGACTGCTGGTACTTTTCCACAGCCTCTCCATGCTTCCTTTCCCACTCATCCCTTTCTTGCTCAAGCCGCTGAACCTGACGCTCGAAATGCTCAGCCTTGACGTCAACCTGTCGCAACCTATATACTCCGTCAGCACCACATAGCACAAAGTCATCCGCGCGCTACTTACTTCTCTGTGGTCTCCTTCAAGTCCTTCTCAGCCTTATCcaactcctcttccaaaagCTGCACCTTTCGTGCCAAGTTTTCCCCGGTCGTACGGTGGGTCTCACCCTCGTCAGAAGCTGCCTTGAGCTCCTTGACCTTGGACTCGGACGCttcgagctcttcttcggcaaGCTGAAGCTTATGTTGAAGAGAGGCAAGCTCTTGATCACGTTCGAGGAGAGTTTGATTGAGCTGTGCTTTTATTAATGTCGCGCAGCCAGTGGCGTGTAGACGACAGTTACCTTCTTGTTCTCAGACTCTGCAGCTTCTGCCCTGGCCTCGGCGGCCTCAATCTTCTGTCCGAGAATAGCGAATCGCTAGAGCCATGTTAGTTCCCATCGCCATGGATTGCCAGTGGGCGACCAACCTCCTTAATCTTGTCCTACAGAGTGGTCAGCAATGTGCGTGTGTGGGAGTACAGAGGTTACGCACCATTTGGGGCAGGTGTAGTGGGAGTAGTATGGGAGAGAGGATGGCGTGGGATAAGGAGATGGTTGTGGATTGTGACCGCCGCGAGAAGAGGCCCAGGCGCGTCCCGGCTCCCGACGCGTGGAATATTCCATCATTTTATCCGTTTTATCCCGGCCCCCCAAACTCCCACCTTACCTCAATTCCataatcttcttccttcctttctttcttttatGGTATACGCCTTCGTCTTTGACGGCCTCACATTCACACTGATGGTGGGTTCCGCAGAGAAGGGGGCCAGAACATTCTTTTTGCGAGAGTGCGCCCCGCAGGACTGTTCATGCCCGTTCCCTCGGAACGTCGGTGGTTGGGCGGTTGTATGGGGATTCAAATGCTCACATTTTATTTTTGTTTCATGCAGCTCAATCATTACCTATCGCCCGGCACTGTACAGATGAGATACGGCTTGTGGATGCATCACATGTGGGACCTCGGCAGGAGCGCCTAGCGGAGATCAGCTATCGCCTGAGATGCTATGCTACTTGAATAGGACCGAACGCCGAACAGTACAGTATTGAATCATCTATTCCCTTTATTGTCTGCCACTTTTATCTTCCTCCCGACACCATAACCCAGGTTGGGGGGATAAACTAGGTGGCTACAGTAATCCAACCACGACTTGTTTTCGAGACTTGTGTGTGGGCAAGCTTCAGAGCGCGCTTCTCATTTCCCACGAGACGCGCGTTTTGAAGGCTTGCGACATGCTCCTTCTGTGTATGTTATTATAGCTGCGAGAATCATGCATAATATAAATACCCCTACAAATGGACTAGATGATTATGATGGATGGACAAGTCCCCCGCGTCCAGAGTCCACTACCGCGCGTCTGCCACGCTgctttttttcttcgttAATTGACTCTTGTTTGTGAATGCTTCTTCTTACTTGCTTCGCTGCTCTCCACCACTCTATTACTCCAACCCCCAAAAACAGCCTCTCTCCCACCATGAGGCTCTCCTTTgctctcatcctcgtcttcctaTCCTTTCTCACCGCAGTCTGCGCGTACGTCTTTCTCCATAGCATCCCAACCAGTTTCCCTGACCTCTATTCGTTACAGTTGGACAAAGGAGGATTATGAGATCTTTGACCTCGTGAGCGATTTGGAGGCTGCTGAGGGTCTGTGGTGTCGTATTCTCCTCGTTTCGCTGGTTTCTGACTCCCTGATCAGGCAAAGGAACAACGTTTTACTCCCATCTCAACGTTGATCCCGGTGCCACTACCCAGCAAATTACCAAAGCCTATCGCAAAAAGTCACTTGAGCTTCATCCAGATAAAAACATTGGTGTGAAAGATATTGAAAAACGGTTTGCAAGGCTCGGGGTGATTGCGCAAATTTTGAGATCCCCTGAGCAGAGAGAAAGGTACAATGTCAGTCCCAGCATCGTCTTCCATGTACGACTTCTTGCCGTATTGACACAAGCCGCACGTACCGTAGTTCTTCTATAAAAACGGTGTACCTCGGTGGAGAGGTACTGGATACTACTACAATCGCTTCCGACccactctcttccacaccctcctcttcctcattcttTTGACAAACCTCTTTCACCGTCTCGTTCTGTCCCTCAACTACAACAAACATCTTCGTCGCATCGCGTACTTTGAAAATGCGGCCAAATCCGCGGCTGGCGTGCTCGGACCCGGTGGAGTTAGCGCGCAAAACGAAAAGATTGTCCTGAATACCAATGTGACGCAGcctggaagaaggaggaaggttaAAGTTCCAATGGTGGAAGGGAACGAAAGTGTTGGGACCCTGGAACTTATAGTTAGTGGCAATGAAGTATATTTGGTGAGTTACACCCCCTCATGATTTTCCTGGTGTTACTGTTCTGACCCTTGCGTTTTACAGCCCCATGAAGGCGGTGCACTCACCCCAATCTCGTCACTTGCTCGTCCTCCTTCGTTCGCCCAGACGTGGTTTCCTTCCCTCATTCTTTCATCAGCCAGACGTCTGGCCGCGAATCTACCATCCAACATCcaatcctctcttcctgctgTCCTTCGGTCGCTTGACGAAGAAATGGTGGTAGTCGAGAGCAgcagtgaagaagatggtgaagaaggctcCGCACTCGACACACCCACACAGGTCAGAAATACTTCTCGCAAAGCCTTGCAAAAGGGTAGGAATTCACGGAGCGTGTCGAAAGATTCTCCAGCTGTCTCAGAGCTGGAGAGTGACGCGGACTTCTTAGAGAGAACATCcaatggaaagaaaaagaaaccTGGGCCTGGTAAGGCTTCAGCGATGCGGAAGCGGAAAATGGCGCTCAAGAAATAGGCTAACCACTAGCTCTCATGCGGTCCACTTATATGCATTTACATCAATTCTGCGATCTTTCTCAGGCTAATTACATCTGTACAGTGTGTAAAGCAATTGCCCCCCCAAGTCGGATACTTGCTATTCACAAAACATCAAAAAGTCAAAAGAAGGTCACCTATAGCAATATTAAATATGGCCTTCACATGCCCAGCATTTCCCTTagctctctctcttctttccttctgcCTGACAATACGCgcatttcctcttttttcctcttcatctccttctccttttctctcaaGTCCCCTCGACTCTTGACTGCTCTCAGCCCGCTTGCCTTTGCCCTAGCCctggcagcagcagcaagacCGGCAGATGATTGCTTTTTCATAATCCCCTTGCCATGGCTAGCCCCTCCCTTGCACGGTGTGGCTGCCGGCTTTGACATGAAATTAGTTTCAAAGGCATTGTCGCGCAAAGATGCATTGCCAAACGGCTGAATGGTTTTGATCGGAAGTGACGAAGCGACCATCTCAACTGGAtcgccttctctctctAATTTCACTTGCTTTTGTTGCGTTGCAGGCGTCACCAGGGCAGACGGGGTAAGAGGGACCgtggggagagagatgtcTGCCTTGGGTCTAACTGTCGCCTGCATCCTGGCTAATGATGATATAGTAGGACGGAAAAGAGTTGAGTGCcgatggatgatggaggtAGGAGGTGTAGTGGTAGATCCCAACGAGGCTTTTGACATCGTCTGGGTGACAGCAAGAGCCGAATCTGCTTTGTCTATCATCTCGTGttttggaggaggcggtGCTGAGCGTGCATTTCGAATGAGTTCGGCTTGAGTTTGGCTCTTCATAGCTCTCGTGGTCGAAGATCCGCTGTTGGAACTAGAATTGCCGGAAGGTCTGAACGGCGAAGGGGGTTTTGGAAGACTAAGGCTGTTTGTAGAAGCGAGGGTTGTTTTATCCGATGCTTCCTGCTTTGTAGTGCTAGGAGGGACGAAGTCAGGGATTGCAGCTCGTCTTGGTgtcttgctgctgctttgAGATTTCACAGTCTGGGCCGAGGTAGATCTGCCTCCGCTCTTGAGGTTACGAACTCGATGGCTTTCCGATTGTGACAGCTGTACGCTGGAGCGACTGGCATGGGAAACTTCAGTCGAAACCTTGCTGGACAAGGGGCGTGGGTTAGAAATAATGGGCTTGCTTGCCGAAGAGGAACTAGCTAAAGTAACAGCCGGCTCAGtacttttcttcttcttcagaaaCCCGAATCTCTTGGGGCTGTGCTTTGCATATAAACCGGACCTTCGCTGTTCTCTTCGGTCTTTTAGCTTCCTCAACATACTGGTCTGGGGAATGCTCTTTTCCTCGCTCAACATAATCCCTATATTCTTTTTAGCTTCCCGCAGGGTCCCAAAAGGGTGAGTGGACAAGCGAGACCTTTTTGCCAGTCTCCCATCATTGCTTTCAAGGACATCAAGAGACATACTGTCCAGGTCGGAGGGGATGTCATTCGCAGCAGAACTAGACTGTCCAAGCTTCCTTTTAGCCGCGTTACTCCTTTCGGAGAACGGGGCCGAAACTTGTTGATGAGCGCAGGCAATGGAAGCAGATTTGGATGTATTTTGTAAAGAAGCTAGAGATGTTTTTGAGATGGACTTCATCCTGTGAAGTATTGTCAGGATCTGGTCATATGCTCATACAAGGTCACGTACTTTGCAAACTCCTTTCGATGAGATTCAGCGTATCGATCATTCACACGAGTCGTGCCCTCAATCAAACCCCAACCTCCCACCCCAAGCTGTTGATTGGTATGGACCAATTTTTCCACCTCGGCATGTTTGCCTTTAAGCAATTCCGCTCCGAATCTGGCACTGCCTTCGGGTAAACGCGcgttcatctcttccagaATGTTCTGTGCGGTTTCCGAAAATTGAGTGTTGGATAGTGCAGGAGGGGCGGAGTTGCCGAAAAGAATTTGGGTTTTACttgggggagagggaaggggtGGAAACCCTCCAGGAACTTTAGGACATTCCTCTTGCTTTTTGCAAGTTTGGTCGATGTCCATATAATGCAGAGAAATGGTGGGTAATGGCGGGTAGACACTGGAAATACTGGCGGCACTAGATATTGACAATGCGGGCATAGACTTGCGAATAAGGGATCCAGCATCACCTGAATGGTCTCGGCTTCCTACGGGAGCCAttgatcttctctcttttaGGAGGCTGGCGTTTTTAATTCTACCCACACATGGAAGCTCGTTCTCCTCGTCACTCAATGACTTCACATGCTGATCAAAGCTGGAAGGTGTAGATGAGCACAGCCGAATGGTACTAGGCCTTTCTTGAAGTGTATGCCTCGAATGACGTCTGGGGATACCCACCGTCGAAGCAGGCGACGGAGGAATATTCGCCACAATTTCTTGATGCTCTTCACTTTTTTCGTGATGCCCAGTGGTAATCGCTTTGGCCACCGCCTCCCAATTATGATGATCTGAAAAGGCGGAAGAGGTCAAGCGATCCCGTCCGAATAGAATGATAGAGCCACGTTTAGAGATAGATGAAGTAAGAGCTCTCATGGATCTGGAATTGTGGGTATCGCAATGTACAGCGTTACC encodes:
- a CDS encoding actin lateral binding protein, putative, whose protein sequence is MDKIKERFAILGQKIEAAEARAEAAESENKKLNQTLLERDQELASLQHKLQLAEEELEASESKVKELKAASDEGETHRTTGENLARKVQLLEEELDKAEKDLKETTEKLRQVDVKAEHFERQVQRLEQERDEWERKHGEAVEKYQQSKRELDEVVMQMESL
- a CDS encoding endoplasmic reticulum protein, putative → MRLSFALILVFLSFLTAVCAWTKEDYEIFDLVSDLEAAEGKGTTFYSHLNVDPGATTQQITKAYRKKSLELHPDKNIGVKDIEKRFARLGVIAQILRSPEQRERYNFFYKNGVPRWRGTGYYYNRFRPTLFHTLLFLILLTNLFHRLVLSLNYNKHLRRIAYFENAAKSAAGVLGPGGVSAQNEKIVLNTNVTQPGRRRKVKVPMVEGNESVGTLELIVSGNEVYLPHEGGALTPISSLARPPSFAQTWFPSLILSSARRLAANLPSNIQSSLPAVLRSLDEEMVVVESSSEEDGEEGSALDTPTQVRNTSRKALQKGRNSRSVSKDSPAVSELESDADFLERTSNGKKKKPGPGKASAMRKRKMALKK